A window from Mesorhizobium sp. WSM2240 encodes these proteins:
- a CDS encoding DMT family transporter, which translates to MDREADTGIGKAMTARTDTIDAAPARPAARPASADQPFQPLDYGLYALTVVAWSASWFAIELQIGSGVSNEVNLVWRFAIATVLMFAWAAFSGRRLRFSIADHLRFAALGVLIFSSNFLFFYYGAGYLVSGLLSVVFSLASVINMLLGALVMRERPSPRILAGGLIGFAGIALMFFPEIAAHGLSGGTMTGLLLCLCGTLSFCAGNLVSASNQRRSLPLVSTSAWGMLYGTLWSGFLAFLMGKPFIIDLSVSYIGSLIFLAVISTVMAFAAYLTLLGRIGAARAGYATVIFPVFALLISTALEGYAWTAYAILGLAFVAAGNVLVIRGGRR; encoded by the coding sequence ATGGACCGCGAGGCAGACACGGGCATAGGCAAGGCCATGACCGCACGAACCGACACCATCGACGCAGCCCCTGCTCGCCCTGCCGCGAGGCCCGCAAGCGCCGACCAGCCGTTCCAGCCGCTCGACTACGGCCTCTACGCGCTGACCGTCGTCGCCTGGAGCGCGTCGTGGTTCGCCATCGAGTTGCAAATCGGCAGCGGCGTCTCCAACGAGGTCAATCTGGTCTGGCGTTTCGCCATCGCCACGGTGCTGATGTTCGCATGGGCGGCCTTTTCCGGCCGCCGGCTGCGCTTTTCGATTGCCGATCATCTGCGCTTTGCCGCGCTCGGCGTCCTGATCTTCTCGTCCAACTTCCTGTTCTTCTACTACGGCGCCGGCTATCTGGTCAGCGGCCTTCTGTCGGTCGTGTTCTCGCTGGCCTCGGTCATCAACATGCTGCTCGGCGCGCTCGTCATGCGCGAGCGCCCGTCGCCGCGCATTCTCGCCGGCGGCCTGATCGGCTTTGCCGGCATCGCGCTGATGTTCTTTCCGGAGATCGCGGCTCATGGCCTATCCGGCGGAACGATGACGGGGCTCTTGCTTTGCCTCTGCGGTACGCTGAGCTTCTGCGCCGGCAATCTGGTCTCGGCGTCCAACCAGCGCCGCAGCTTGCCGCTGGTTTCGACCAGCGCCTGGGGTATGCTTTACGGCACGCTGTGGTCGGGTTTTCTGGCCTTCCTGATGGGAAAACCGTTCATCATCGACCTAAGCGTTTCCTATATCGGGTCGCTGATCTTCCTTGCCGTCATCTCGACGGTGATGGCGTTCGCCGCCTATCTCACCCTGCTCGGCCGCATCGGCGCGGCGCGCGCCGGCTACGCCACGGTCATCTTCCCGGTATTCGCGCTGCTCATCTCGACGGCGCTGGAAGGCTATGCCTGGACGGCCTACGCGATCCTCGGCCTAGCCTTCGTCGCCGCAGGCAACGTGCTGGTCATCCGCGGTGGAAGACGTTGA